In the genome of Hydrogenispora ethanolica, the window ATTAAAAAAGAAGTGAGTGTTTTTATTTACTTGTCAGTCAAACGAACAATTTGACAATTGACCATCATTCTGTCCAATAAAGTCTGGCAAAGGTGCTTGTCTTCGGCTGCATCTATCCATGCTGACAGTTCACGATTGGTTATAAAAATAATGCTTCTGGTTTCATTAAGAAAGGTAACTGCCCGATAGAAAACCTGCAGTTCTGCCCTGGTTGGTTCCACATAAAAGACATCATCAATAATAATTAAGTCACATTCCTGCATATAAGAAAAGATCGCTTCTGCTTTTGTATTTGTGGCTTTCTTTTCTGCCACTGCGATAAAATTATCAAAAGGCGCATAATAGGTTTTATGTCCATTGCTGATTGCAGTTTCTCCAAGTTGCGCTGCAAGACCGGTCTTACCCGTCCCGCATTTTCCCAGCAGGATTAAGTTTTGCTCTTCCTTAAGCCATGTCAGGTTGGATAACTGTTTAATCTGCCATTTTAAGCCCTTGTTTGAATTCGATGCGTCAAATGCTTTGTTTGGAAGCTTACTTGCCTTCCTCAGCTTGGTGTATTTTTGCCTGACCCTAATCTCCAATTCTTTTTCTAACACCATCTTAAGATAGTCAAGGTTTGATAGTTTCTCATCATTCAAATCAATATATCCCCTTGCGATATTCCAAAGGTTGAGCTTTTGGGCCAATTCACGGATTTCTGTTATATCAGCCATCGATTTCCCTCCTTATTTCTTTACTCCTCGCCAAATGATTAAAATACTGCTGATTCGGCAAAAACTTCTTAGCTATATGCTCTCCGTACTGATACATGAGATAAGCCAAAAGCTCATAGGCACTGCAGCGTTCAGTATCAATGCAGTATTCTATTCCATCAAGCAATTGTCCAATTGTATAAAACTTTGTCATCCGGTATAATCGAATGCAATGTGTATTAAAATATTTCGGCTGTTGCTGCTCCATCCGGCGAATGAATTCCTGAGCTATTTCGTATTCTGCAAAATATTGTTTTATGATGGTTAAAGAAACCCTGTCTCTCCTGTAATTTTCTTCTGGTTTGAACAACTGCCCGGTATCTTTTGTGACTGGATATTTAGCCAATAAATCATTTGTTTCAGCATCATAGAACAAAAGCATTTCACCATCATCTTCGATGCGAATGCGTTTATGAGCATCCATCATACCTGTATTAATCTGATAACGGTTGCCTTTATAACTTACCACTCCATCCTTATCAAAGGAGGCAACAGTGCTTGATACTTCGGAATAAGGTTTGACATGGAACAGGTATTTTTGCTCTTCCATGAACATTTCACGCGGTACTTTTCTGGTCACAGTATGTATTCGCCCGTTGCCTTCCCTATCTAACCATGCAAGGGCAGCACTGTTAAGGCAATCAATTCCGGTGTATATCCTGCCCTCAAAAAAACTTTGCTTTATGTATCCAATCACCTCTTCAACCTTGCCTTTACTTTGAGGATCTCTTGGTCTACATAGCAAAACATTGTAACCTATACGCTTAACATATTCCTCAAAGGCGGGTACGAATATGATATTTCCCAGATTTTCACTGACTACATAGACACGGTCAAGGTCATAAAGAATAGTCTGTGTACTTCCTCCAAAATATTGGAATGCATAGTTATGAGCTTTAATGGCTGTTTTGGTTGTAAAGGGATCCGGTGAAAAATAAACAAATTTCATTCTGCTATAACTCAGAACCATGGAAAAGAAATATATTCATACAATTCGCCCGTACATATCCTTAAGTTTGTATTGACCAAAATCCGCCTGCGCTTCATATCCCGGTGGAGAAATTTCACGGGGTGAGGTTTTACGTTTACTGGCATGCGGATACCCGTGCTGTTCCCTTAAGGCTTTCATATAGCGGTAGAATGTAGCTCGTTTAACTTGTAGATCAGGGAAGGCCTCCACCAATTTGAGATAGATGTTTGTATCCCTCATTTGTGGACAAATTTTCAAATGTTCCAGTATGTACTGACGGTAGTTATCCATGTGGTACCTTTCCTTTTCAGCTTCCCTTACATAATCTTCTTTGCTCATATTCCAGTATTTGCTGACAGAAGAATAGGTTATCCCCAGTGCTTTTGCGGTTTTTGTCTGAGCAAGTCCAAGTGCTTTGTACTCCTGGATTTTTCGGTATTGCTCGATTCCAATCATTTTTGATTTCCTCCTTTGGTTGTTATTAAAGCCAGAATATCTTTATCAGTACAAGCATAGGCATCACCTCCTTGTCTGGATTGATAAATCAAATTTCACATATATAAAAAACACCCGTTGAGGGTGTTTTGGGATAATAGTAGGTTATTATTGTTTTTAATCCTGCGATTATGCTATTCATAGCAATGTTAATTATTTAATAAATTTATTAATTTCCCGTTAACTGTCTTGACTACTTGCCTGTAATGCAAGAGCTTTTCTATATACTTCTATTAAATTCCATGAGGAAATGTCGATCAAAGGTTCATACATGAAAGAATTAAGATGAATGCTCTCAGGTGTAATCAAGTTAATTTCTTCAATGATCTCTTTTTCGTCATCTGTCAAATACTGCTTCGACTTATTAAACCATTCTCTTGTCTGATTATCTTTTGCATCAGGACAAGTCCCTTCGTGCTCAATGATTTTGGCTTTCATAAATTTCTCAATCTCAATTCTTGCTGCTATTGAAAGGACAAGTTTGTTCTCCAAAGAAACTTCATCGTTGTCTTTAAGTATATTTATTGCAAGATTTTGAAGTAATTGTAGATAAGGCTCATCGTCAGACTTAAGGGTCTCGTTTTCGAGAAATTGACTTATAACTCCCCATATATCCGACACCATCAATCGTGAAGTATCAAGGGGTGCCGTTTTATAATGGAGACAGCATGTCAGTTTTTCATAATCGTCAGTACTTCCGCTATATTCAGCTAAATTACGATAAAATGGAATGCTAGCAATCAGACATTTTTTCTTAAAGTCACTGTCTAAATTACCATTTTGAATAGACGAACGAATAACATTTTTAAAGAAATCCTTTTGATACTTAAATTCTGCTATACTAATAATACCATCGTCATTTCTTTGAGCTATGTAACAGTTTTCCCGGCTAACACCACACCTGTACTTAACGGTTCTAAAGAAATCAAAGTTATGTGTAAGCATAAGTAAATCGATTCCCTTTGTTTCAGCAAGATCACATAAGTACTCGATAATTGCATATTTGTTTTTATAATCGAAGGAATCGGAAATATCATCCGCAATAATAAGGTATTGTCCACCACCTTCCCTAGCTTGTTTTCTAATTCTCTCTAAATCAAACAATATATAAAGTAGATACAGTGCTCTACGCTCACCCATACTTAAAGAAACCATCAAGTCTTCTTTATGTAAAACTGTAGACTCTTTGCTGTCACCAGTACCGCGAGTGTATTCAAACTCAATATTTGGAGCCTCATCTTTTAAAACAAAATTTGACTTATTTGTGATTTTTACAGTAAATGGTACGCGGAATCTTCGGTTAAATTCACTCACTACCTCTACCCAACGTTCAGATTGTGCTGATGCCTTTTCATATAGATTATGAATTTCTTCTTTAAAATCAGCGATTATCTTATAATATTCCATAAATGGTCTTTCAAGGCGTTCAAAACAGTTACACCATGTTTGTTTCTTTAATGTTGCTATATCTCTGAGTAAAGGAATAATTTCCCTATGCGCAACGATAATTTCACGAACTTTTGCAGATTCCGCATTTTTGGAGAATAATTTTTTCAATTTTTCAAACGTTTTTGCTAGTGTAGGCGTTTGGTATAATTGGTCAAGCTCTTGTTGTACAAGTTCCTTCCACTCGGCAAGATTATTAACTTGCCTCCCATTTCTAAGAAGAATCTTATGTTGAGCCTCAAACAGATTGTGATTTGTAAAACTTTTACTTAATTCTTCTGCACTTCGTTCTGTAAAATGCGTATTTAATAATGAGCTATTTCGAAGTAGGTTTTCAAGATTATCAATATATTCTGTAATATGGCGTTTAAAATCAGGGTTTTCATAAACAGCCATAGTTTTGTCATTAAATAGTTCTGAATAGAGAATTTCATCCAGGAATTCATAATTCTTATTCTCTATCTGCCTAATTGCTTCCATAATATCTGGCCAATCGGCTGTGGCTTGTAAACCAAGATCTTCAATCAGTTTTATTTTAATTTGAGGTTTAGTTAGACCAGTTATTTCTCTTAGCTTATTTAAAATCTCAGTAATAATGTCATTCAACTTTCCCATAAGAACATTATATTGATTTCTAGTTCCTTCATCGGCAA includes:
- a CDS encoding ATP-binding protein — its product is MADITEIRELAQKLNLWNIARGYIDLNDEKLSNLDYLKMVLEKELEIRVRQKYTKLRKASKLPNKAFDASNSNKGLKWQIKQLSNLTWLKEEQNLILLGKCGTGKTGLAAQLGETAISNGHKTYYAPFDNFIAVAEKKATNTKAEAIFSYMQECDLIIIDDVFYVEPTRAELQVFYRAVTFLNETRSIIFITNRELSAWIDAAEDKHLCQTLLDRMMVNCQIVRLTDK